A portion of the Acidisarcina polymorpha genome contains these proteins:
- a CDS encoding efflux RND transporter permease subunit produces MSSFAIRYPFFILMVCLSSIVVGVAAITNMPVDLFPPVKIPVVVVATFYSGMPPEQIESDITDSDERFFTLGSNIDHIESRSMSGVSLIKIYFQPGTDPTAAVSNISNLAMANLRRLPPGTLPPVVLSFDAANLPVCLITLKGAGMNQTQLKDAAQFNVRNQVANVPGASVPQPYGGTYRQIMVYVDPLKLQASQLGVMDVVHSINDSNLILPAGDVRIGPKDYNIYANSQVATPNDVNSIPLKTVGNASILVGDVGHAVDGGQFQTNIVRVDGQHSVYIPVLKQGGGANTITIVDGIRKATAHLLDIPANLKTAVVFDQSVFVKTAIKNVISEGAIGLCLTGIMILLFLGNVRATIAVLLSIPISCIATFLVLNAFGNSINTMVLGGMALVLSRLIDNSVVVLENIFRHFEMGEDSIKASEEGGKEVALAVLAATFSTAIVFFPVVLLTGVSKYLFTALALAVVIALFCSYVVAMTVVPLFCSKFIKETGHGTEHESAQADDPIPEHMRGSHAPKNLFARIVYRFNEAFGWLQTRYDSAIHYCLGKPALVVIVFSAFVLLSFALSPFLGHAYFPRTDPGQFVISVKAPSGTRIELTDQYISRVENDIRAVVDAKDLNMIVSNIGVTPDLSAVYTPNSGMHTAFVQVSLKEDHSLSSFEYMKRVRAKLASDLPEVQTYFQSGGLVDSIVNQGLPAPFDIQVSSNNMEGGYQVAQQLAQKLRALHGVSDVLIPQDIDYPGLALDIDRQQASLEGLTPKTIVDSVITAMTSNGQVAPSYWIDPKSGNNYMLTVQYPETQVQTLNDFKQIPLRSADGKNTTPLESVASIKSINTPTEVDHYQLRRVFDVYVMPKLENLSSISGDVQKIVKDANPPHGTVLTVRGSVNNMNESFKSFAIGLILSIVLVFLILMAQFASFVDPFIILLAIPPGISGVILFLLATHTTLNIMSLMGVLMMTGIVVSDSILIVEFVGQLRGQGLKLEEAIITACKVRLRPILMTTLATVLGLIPMALALEAGSEQYAPLARAILGGLTVSGIVTAFLVPSAYLLIHRRIEERNERATANPAEAHA; encoded by the coding sequence ATGTCCTCCTTTGCGATCCGTTATCCGTTTTTCATCCTGATGGTTTGCCTTTCCAGCATCGTTGTGGGCGTTGCCGCGATCACAAATATGCCGGTGGATTTGTTCCCACCTGTCAAGATTCCTGTCGTTGTAGTCGCTACCTTCTACTCCGGTATGCCGCCTGAGCAGATTGAGTCCGATATCACGGATAGTGATGAGCGCTTCTTCACGCTGGGGAGCAATATCGACCATATCGAATCCCGCTCGATGAGCGGCGTCAGCCTTATCAAGATTTACTTCCAGCCTGGCACCGATCCGACGGCTGCCGTCAGCAATATCTCGAATCTTGCGATGGCTAACTTACGTCGCCTTCCACCGGGAACCCTGCCGCCCGTCGTTCTGAGCTTTGACGCGGCGAATCTTCCTGTCTGTCTGATCACCCTGAAGGGTGCGGGAATGAACCAGACGCAACTCAAAGATGCAGCGCAGTTCAACGTGCGCAATCAGGTTGCAAACGTCCCAGGTGCTTCCGTTCCTCAGCCCTATGGAGGAACGTACCGGCAGATCATGGTGTACGTCGATCCGCTCAAGCTGCAGGCCTCGCAGCTTGGCGTCATGGACGTCGTTCACAGCATCAACGACTCCAATTTGATTCTGCCGGCCGGCGATGTCCGCATTGGGCCAAAGGACTACAACATCTATGCGAATAGCCAAGTCGCAACCCCAAATGATGTCAACAGCATTCCCCTCAAGACTGTGGGCAATGCTTCTATCCTCGTGGGCGACGTAGGCCATGCGGTCGATGGAGGACAGTTCCAGACCAACATCGTTCGCGTCGATGGCCAGCACTCCGTCTACATTCCGGTGCTCAAGCAGGGAGGTGGCGCAAACACCATCACTATTGTCGATGGCATTCGGAAAGCAACGGCCCATCTGCTTGATATCCCAGCAAATCTCAAGACTGCCGTTGTCTTTGACCAGTCAGTGTTTGTGAAGACGGCGATCAAGAACGTAATCAGTGAGGGCGCAATAGGACTCTGTCTCACCGGCATCATGATCTTGCTGTTCCTCGGTAACGTGCGCGCCACGATTGCTGTGCTGCTGTCTATCCCAATCTCCTGCATCGCCACATTTCTCGTCTTGAACGCTTTTGGGAACTCGATCAACACGATGGTTCTGGGCGGTATGGCGCTCGTTCTCTCGCGATTGATCGACAACTCCGTCGTTGTGCTGGAGAACATCTTCCGTCACTTTGAGATGGGCGAAGACAGCATCAAGGCGTCCGAGGAAGGCGGAAAGGAGGTTGCACTGGCCGTTTTGGCAGCGACCTTCAGCACTGCCATTGTGTTTTTCCCGGTCGTCTTGCTCACCGGCGTCAGTAAGTATCTCTTCACTGCTCTAGCTCTGGCAGTGGTCATCGCGCTCTTCTGCTCTTATGTCGTCGCGATGACTGTCGTGCCGCTGTTTTGCTCGAAGTTCATCAAGGAGACAGGGCACGGCACGGAACATGAATCCGCCCAAGCCGACGATCCAATCCCGGAGCATATGCGCGGAAGTCATGCGCCCAAGAACTTGTTCGCAAGGATCGTCTACCGCTTCAATGAGGCGTTCGGTTGGTTGCAGACCCGTTACGACAGTGCAATTCATTATTGTCTCGGGAAGCCGGCGCTCGTGGTCATAGTGTTCTCGGCGTTCGTGCTTCTGAGTTTTGCACTTTCTCCATTCCTGGGACACGCATACTTCCCGCGTACCGATCCCGGACAGTTCGTCATCAGTGTCAAGGCCCCGTCGGGGACTCGCATCGAATTGACGGACCAGTACATCTCGCGGGTTGAGAATGACATCCGCGCAGTTGTTGACGCAAAAGATCTAAACATGATCGTGTCCAACATCGGAGTGACTCCTGATCTTTCCGCTGTTTACACGCCCAATTCGGGGATGCACACCGCCTTTGTACAGGTCAGCTTAAAGGAAGACCACAGCCTCAGCAGCTTCGAGTACATGAAGCGTGTACGGGCAAAACTGGCCTCGGACCTTCCCGAAGTTCAGACATATTTCCAGTCTGGCGGATTGGTGGATTCCATCGTGAACCAAGGTTTGCCTGCCCCCTTTGACATCCAGGTAAGCAGCAACAATATGGAAGGTGGGTATCAGGTCGCGCAGCAACTTGCGCAAAAATTGCGAGCCCTTCACGGGGTCAGTGACGTACTAATTCCGCAGGATATCGACTATCCAGGGCTGGCCCTTGACATCGATCGTCAGCAAGCAAGCCTGGAAGGATTGACCCCAAAGACGATCGTGGACAGTGTCATTACGGCGATGACATCGAACGGACAGGTTGCGCCAAGCTACTGGATCGACCCTAAGAGCGGCAACAACTACATGCTGACGGTGCAATATCCCGAAACGCAGGTTCAGACTTTGAACGACTTCAAACAGATCCCGCTGAGGTCAGCAGATGGCAAGAATACGACACCGCTCGAATCCGTTGCCTCCATCAAATCGATCAATACGCCAACCGAGGTAGACCACTACCAACTCCGCAGGGTCTTCGATGTGTATGTCATGCCCAAATTAGAAAATCTTTCGAGCATCAGCGGTGACGTTCAGAAGATCGTGAAAGATGCGAATCCGCCGCATGGCACGGTGTTGACTGTACGGGGTTCAGTCAACAATATGAACGAATCGTTCAAATCATTCGCCATCGGGCTCATCCTGTCCATTGTCCTCGTCTTTCTAATCCTTATGGCGCAGTTCGCATCTTTCGTCGATCCTTTCATCATCCTGTTGGCTATTCCTCCCGGCATTTCCGGTGTGATCCTGTTCCTGCTCGCCACGCACACCACGCTGAACATCATGAGCTTGATGGGGGTTCTTATGATGACCGGCATTGTCGTATCTGACAGCATCCTGATCGTCGAATTCGTCGGCCAGTTGCGCGGCCAGGGACTGAAGCTGGAAGAGGCGATCATTACGGCCTGCAAGGTTCGCTTGCGTCCGATCCTCATGACTACGTTGGCAACCGTGCTCGGCCTCATACCGATGGCGCTGGCGCTTGAGGCCGGAAGCGAGCAGTACGCTCCTCTGGCTCGTGCGATTCTTGGAGGCCTGACTGTCTCCGGTATCGTGACGGCCTTTCTGGTGCCGAGCGCATACCTGCTGATCCATCGCCGGATTGAAGAGCGAAACGAAAGGGCCACGGCAAACCCGGCGGAGGCTCACGCATGA
- a CDS encoding TolC family protein: MRSSFRSLTVATTFAFAPLVMSAQRGNSPPAPEFVALNLSSPPPSSVQTTTPNSEQSRKQPPPLVNPDTPTVSITRSDAERLALKNNPRITASQLLALAAGQVTRETRSAALPQVTGYLTGEGAEDASRIGAGAGLTSSRLYSHFGAGGTLSQLITDFGHTRFLVATNKLQQQAQNQTTLATQQDVLLATDQAFYRLVDAQSLLDVANATVSARGDVQNLTSALTKSALKSNLDLNIASADLSQSQLLELDAENAVASASAMLAALLASPPETLYKAIEDPDRAAPPPPETSSTAVITAAAEMERPDLKSLKLNAESFRKLAKAQFLQHLPNITAQGTGGITPAGPAGVYVPDWYAAGGVNLTLPAFTGFRITAQTQEARLRAKATEQQARELTDNIARDVRVAILNAQTAFRRIAVADEFRRQTAQALALAQTRYKLGLSSIVELSQAQLQSTQAAVAAVNARYDYLLALRTLDYARGQLTP, encoded by the coding sequence ATGAGATCTTCTTTTAGAAGCCTCACAGTTGCTACGACCTTCGCATTCGCTCCTCTGGTGATGTCTGCCCAGCGGGGAAATTCCCCGCCCGCACCCGAGTTCGTGGCGCTCAACCTGTCATCCCCTCCACCGAGTTCAGTTCAGACGACAACACCGAACTCTGAACAGTCGAGGAAACAGCCCCCTCCGCTTGTCAATCCCGACACCCCGACGGTTTCGATCACACGTTCAGACGCGGAGCGCTTAGCACTCAAGAACAATCCCCGTATCACTGCAAGCCAACTCCTGGCCCTTGCTGCCGGACAGGTCACGCGGGAGACTCGTTCGGCCGCCCTGCCGCAGGTCACTGGCTATCTCACTGGCGAAGGTGCCGAAGACGCGAGTCGCATCGGTGCCGGTGCAGGGCTCACTTCCTCACGGCTCTACTCGCACTTCGGCGCGGGTGGTACTCTCTCGCAACTCATTACGGACTTCGGCCATACGCGCTTTCTCGTAGCCACCAACAAACTCCAGCAGCAAGCACAAAATCAAACCACTCTCGCCACGCAACAAGATGTTCTCCTGGCTACGGACCAAGCCTTCTACCGTCTGGTAGATGCCCAGTCACTCCTGGATGTCGCTAACGCTACGGTGAGCGCCCGGGGAGATGTTCAGAACCTGACTTCGGCTCTAACCAAATCCGCGCTCAAAAGCAATCTCGACCTCAACATAGCCTCCGCTGACCTCTCGCAATCGCAGTTGCTCGAACTCGACGCCGAAAATGCTGTAGCCTCTGCAAGTGCCATGCTCGCCGCTCTTCTCGCGTCCCCGCCAGAGACACTCTACAAAGCCATCGAAGACCCAGACCGGGCGGCTCCGCCCCCGCCCGAGACTTCCAGCACTGCTGTCATCACTGCTGCCGCAGAAATGGAACGGCCAGACTTGAAAAGCCTCAAGCTCAACGCCGAGTCTTTCCGGAAACTCGCCAAAGCCCAGTTCCTACAGCATCTTCCCAACATCACTGCCCAGGGAACGGGCGGCATCACTCCGGCGGGGCCTGCCGGTGTCTATGTGCCAGACTGGTACGCCGCTGGCGGCGTAAACCTCACTCTTCCGGCCTTTACCGGCTTCCGTATCACCGCCCAAACCCAGGAAGCCAGGCTCCGCGCGAAAGCAACAGAACAACAAGCCCGCGAGCTAACGGACAACATAGCCCGCGACGTCCGCGTCGCCATACTCAATGCCCAAACCGCATTTCGCCGTATAGCAGTCGCCGACGAATTCCGGCGCCAGACTGCTCAAGCTCTTGCCCTGGCGCAAACCCGCTATAAGTTAGGTCTTAGTTCGATCGTTGAGCTTTCGCAGGCGCAGCTCCAATCCACCCAGGCTGCAGTGGCCGCCGTCAACGCACGATACGACTATCTGCTTGCGCTACGAACGCTAGACTACGCCCGCGGTCAACTCACTCCGTAG
- a CDS encoding ECF-type sigma factor, whose translation MMAESTSQVTRLLHACRSGDSDALNQLLPLVYEQLHSLAANYMRRERGEHTLQATALVHEAYLRLFDETTDWVDRAHFLAIAAITMRRILVEHARSSRRIKRGSGAKRIELDDLLQIQPPMDLDVLSLDFALSRLTEQDARKGRLIELTYFGGMNAAETAIVLGVSTATVNRDLKLAKAWLRNEIGSAQARLES comes from the coding sequence ATGATGGCGGAGTCAACCTCGCAGGTAACCCGGCTGTTGCATGCATGCCGCTCTGGCGACTCTGACGCATTGAACCAGCTCTTGCCCTTAGTGTACGAGCAACTTCATTCGTTGGCCGCGAACTATATGCGTCGTGAGCGCGGCGAACATACGCTTCAGGCTACGGCCCTGGTTCACGAGGCTTATCTCAGATTATTCGATGAAACAACTGACTGGGTAGATCGCGCTCACTTTCTGGCCATTGCCGCCATCACCATGAGACGCATTCTGGTAGAGCACGCGCGATCCAGCAGAAGGATCAAGCGAGGAAGCGGTGCGAAGAGGATTGAGTTAGACGACCTGCTTCAAATTCAACCGCCCATGGATCTCGACGTGTTATCACTTGACTTTGCCTTGTCGCGATTGACAGAGCAGGACGCGCGCAAGGGGCGCCTTATCGAATTGACATACTTCGGCGGAATGAACGCCGCAGAAACCGCTATTGTCTTAGGGGTTTCGACTGCCACGGTCAACCGTGATTTGAAATTAGCGAAAGCCTGGCTCAGGAACGAGATCGGCAGTGCACAAGCACGCTTAGAATCATGA
- a CDS encoding serine/threonine-protein kinase — MPTLLTSRDWIRLQEIFDAAVELHGEERSNYLEQACVETPDVRLRVESLIASFEAGTKLGELVGAAASQTLDVSLPALGGRVGPYRITAILGRGGMGVVYRATRDDAEYEKDVAIKVAAISLSTGDFRERFLSERQILANLDHPHIARLLDGGTTTDGLPFVVMEYVPGKPIDIFCADAALDRRARVRLMVIVARAVDYAHQHLVVHRDLKPDNILVTATGEPKLLDFGIAKALDPGAKGLPGVHTIDGTRLMTPDYASPEQVRGQAITTATDTYQLGILLYQLLTGLRPFKPTGSMGELERAICESTPPKPRLDADLDRILLHALEKDPARRYASAGALQDDLERYLNGYPVRARSPSWPYLTAKFASRHRFAVAAASLFLLLLTSFAIGMAIFARRASQQARIANETTAFLLGLFEANDPEQGRGDKITARELLDKGASHLSDSADQDPVVQVRLLDSMGTIYNALGASDKAKEMLEKSLRLRLERLPKDDVAESDTLARLADVETDLSHYDQAIQLSQRALAAYRRRFGNKFGGKDERIPTRLARISSDYWEQDKMSQAEAYEREALELSTRLVGRHDPRTLEMIGDLGTIVDLEGKALQAEPYYNEFLSAEQALRPRNLPNLGLAWNYNGWLHYRLGKFAQSEQEMRNALALRIQAYGEKHPVTAGAQTSLAYILLNRNKADEALSLATQAKDTVTSLYGPTHRETAFAEDSLGLALLAKGRTAVARRHFESALAARLILLPPDHMQIGKTWMFLAMVDFAAADLPLAAEESRKSIEIMQRVYGPHGHPQLAEFDAVLLEILSAQRKLSEAEEFGTQSVAKFRQTLPPGNPRLAAILSGLSWALYRDGKFDQAAPLFREALSIDIETYGPAEVQTAQVGVRLAACLSALGRRQEAEILVHKYGAALLASPNETYHEEREWLKAHSSFVKPTQIL, encoded by the coding sequence GTGCCGACGCTTTTAACATCCCGAGATTGGATTCGCCTGCAAGAGATCTTCGATGCCGCCGTGGAATTGCACGGTGAGGAGCGCTCGAACTATCTCGAGCAGGCTTGCGTGGAAACCCCCGATGTGCGCCTCCGAGTGGAATCACTCATTGCTTCGTTTGAGGCCGGAACAAAGCTAGGCGAGTTGGTTGGGGCGGCCGCGAGTCAAACTCTGGACGTTTCGCTCCCAGCTTTGGGTGGACGCGTAGGCCCTTATCGAATCACCGCAATCCTTGGCCGGGGCGGTATGGGAGTTGTATATCGAGCCACTCGTGACGACGCCGAGTATGAGAAAGATGTAGCCATCAAGGTGGCTGCGATCAGTTTGTCAACCGGCGACTTTCGGGAGCGATTCCTAAGCGAACGTCAGATACTGGCGAACCTCGACCACCCGCACATTGCACGGCTTCTTGACGGGGGTACGACAACCGATGGGCTTCCGTTTGTCGTCATGGAGTACGTTCCCGGCAAGCCGATCGACATCTTCTGCGCCGATGCGGCGCTTGATCGTCGCGCGCGGGTGCGACTTATGGTCATCGTGGCTAGAGCGGTGGACTACGCGCACCAGCACCTAGTAGTTCATCGCGACCTGAAGCCGGACAACATCCTCGTTACGGCCACGGGTGAGCCCAAGTTGTTGGACTTCGGTATCGCCAAGGCTCTCGATCCAGGAGCAAAGGGCCTTCCGGGTGTACACACAATCGACGGGACTCGGTTGATGACGCCGGACTACGCAAGCCCGGAACAGGTGCGCGGGCAAGCCATTACCACGGCGACAGACACTTACCAGCTTGGCATACTTCTATACCAGTTGCTTACCGGCTTGAGGCCTTTCAAGCCGACTGGCAGCATGGGGGAATTGGAGCGGGCGATATGCGAATCGACACCGCCAAAACCGAGGCTGGATGCGGACCTTGACCGTATTTTGCTGCATGCGCTCGAAAAGGATCCCGCCCGCCGTTATGCCTCAGCCGGAGCACTTCAAGACGATCTTGAACGATATCTCAATGGCTATCCAGTTCGCGCCCGCTCTCCCTCTTGGCCCTATCTAACTGCCAAATTTGCTAGCCGTCACCGATTTGCCGTAGCTGCTGCGAGCCTCTTCCTGCTGTTGCTGACAAGCTTCGCTATTGGTATGGCGATCTTCGCCCGCCGCGCCTCTCAGCAGGCCCGGATTGCAAACGAGACCACGGCTTTTCTGCTTGGGCTTTTCGAGGCCAATGACCCGGAACAGGGCCGTGGCGATAAGATCACAGCTCGCGAGTTGTTGGATAAAGGCGCCAGCCACCTCAGCGACAGCGCTGACCAGGATCCCGTTGTTCAGGTGCGCCTGCTAGACAGCATGGGGACCATTTACAACGCCCTTGGGGCGTCGGACAAGGCAAAGGAGATGCTCGAGAAGTCGCTGCGCCTTCGCCTGGAGCGTCTTCCGAAAGACGATGTCGCGGAATCCGACACGTTGGCTCGCTTGGCCGACGTTGAAACCGACTTAAGCCACTACGATCAGGCAATCCAACTAAGTCAACGCGCGCTCGCCGCCTATCGCCGCCGTTTTGGAAACAAGTTTGGGGGGAAGGACGAACGCATTCCCACTCGTCTGGCAAGGATCAGTTCAGACTACTGGGAACAGGACAAGATGTCGCAGGCGGAAGCGTATGAGCGGGAGGCTTTAGAACTCAGCACCCGGCTGGTCGGGCGCCATGATCCGCGCACACTGGAGATGATTGGCGATCTGGGGACCATCGTCGACCTTGAAGGCAAGGCGCTCCAGGCAGAGCCCTACTACAACGAGTTTCTTTCCGCAGAGCAAGCGCTCAGGCCTCGCAATCTCCCCAACCTTGGCCTGGCTTGGAATTACAACGGCTGGCTTCACTACCGCCTCGGCAAATTTGCCCAGTCTGAGCAGGAGATGCGCAACGCACTCGCCCTCCGCATTCAGGCCTACGGGGAGAAACACCCGGTCACAGCTGGCGCGCAGACAAGCCTGGCTTACATATTGCTCAACCGCAACAAAGCGGATGAGGCGCTCTCCCTCGCCACTCAGGCCAAAGATACTGTGACCTCTCTCTATGGACCGACTCACCGCGAGACCGCCTTCGCGGAAGACTCCCTTGGTCTCGCTCTGCTCGCCAAAGGGCGCACAGCCGTGGCGCGGCGGCACTTTGAGTCTGCGCTGGCTGCCCGTCTCATCTTGTTACCGCCCGATCACATGCAGATCGGCAAGACCTGGATGTTCCTCGCCATGGTAGATTTTGCCGCCGCCGACCTTCCGCTGGCCGCTGAGGAGAGCCGCAAATCCATTGAGATCATGCAGCGGGTGTATGGCCCTCATGGGCATCCCCAACTGGCGGAATTCGACGCTGTATTACTGGAGATTCTGTCGGCACAGCGTAAGCTGTCGGAGGCCGAGGAGTTCGGTACTCAGTCGGTGGCCAAGTTCCGCCAGACGCTTCCGCCGGGAAATCCTCGGCTTGCGGCAATTCTGTCCGGTTTGTCCTGGGCACTCTATCGCGACGGCAAATTCGATCAGGCGGCGCCACTTTTCCGCGAGGCTCTGTCGATCGATATCGAGACGTATGGACCTGCCGAGGTTCAGACTGCCCAAGTAGGCGTCCGGCTTGCCGCTTGCTTATCGGCCTTAGGACGGCGGCAAGAAGCCGAAATACTTGTGCACAAATATGGGGCAGCGTTGCTCGCCTCCCCCAATGAAACCTATCATGAAGAGCGGGAATGGCTGAAGGCGCATAGCTCGTTCGTCAAACCAACACAGATCCTGTAA